The following DNA comes from Gammaproteobacteria bacterium.
TAGTAACCGCCCATGACGCCCTGCAGTTCGGGGAATTCCCCGATCATCTGGGTCATCAGATCACATTTCGACAGATGACCGGCACGCTCGGCGCGGCGCGCATCACCACCCAGATCACGCGCGATCGCCGCGGCCAGCGCGGCGACCCGTTCAGATTTCTTCTGCAGGGTGCCCAGACGGCGCTGAAAAACCACCTGCTCCAATGCCGAGTAATGTGATGCGAGCGTCCGCCTGCGATCCTGCTCCCAGAAAAACATGGCATCGCTGAGCCGCGGACGGATAACCCGCTCATTGCCCGCCTGCACCACGCCCTTGTCCGTGCTCTCGATGTTGCTTACCGTGACAAAGGCAGGCATCAGATTGCCGCGGCCATCGACGAGATGAAAATATTTCTGATGCCCCTTCATGGCGGAAATCAAGGCTTCGGCCGGAACCTCGAGGAAACGGCGCTCGAATCCGCCGCGCACCGCGACCGGCCATTCGACCATCGCCGTAACCTCATCCAGTAGCGCCGCGTCGATTACCGCCTCGGCGCCTGCCGCGATCCCCGCCTCCAATACCTGCGCGCGCACCGCCTCGCGCCGGGCGGGGAAATCGGCGATGACGCGGCCCTCTGTCTCCAGCAGCGGCGCGTACGCGGCTGGCGCGGACAAATAGAGCTTGCCGGGATGATGGAAGCGATGGCCGCGGGTCTCGCGTCCGGCCTCCAGCCCAAACAGGCGCAAGGGCAGGACCTCTTCCCCGTAGAGCAGGACGAGCCAGTGCACCGGACGCACGAAGGAGTCGTCGAGATCACCCCACCGCATGCGCCGCGGCACCGGCAACGAGGCGATCTGCTGGCGAACCAGATCAGGCAGCAGGTCGCGCACATGGCGGCCATGCTGTTCCTTGCGAAACACCAGCCATGCGCCCTTGCCGCTTTCCTGCGTCTCCAGTTCATCGACGGTGACCCCGCAGGAACGGGCGAAACCGAGCGCGGCCGGGGTCGGGTTACCCTGCCCGTCAAAGGCCGCCGTCAGCGCCGGGCCGCGTCGCTCCTCGACGGTGTGCGGCTGCACACTGGCCAACCGGAGCACCAGAAACGCCAGCCGCCGCGGCGTGGCGTACACCTTGATATCCTCAAATCCCAGGTTCAGCTTGCGGAGCCCGGCGCGCACACCCTCGCCGAGCGCCTCGCTCAACGAACGCAGCGCCTTGGGCGGCAACTCCTCAGTGCCGATCTCGAACAGCAGGTCGTAATGTTCGCTCACCCGCCATCCTCCGGAGCGTTACTGGACGACGTACCGCAAAGGGGAAAACCCAGGGCCGCGCGCCGTTCGTAGTACGCGCCCGCAACCGCCTCCGCCAAGGCGCGCACACGGCCGATATAACGCGCCCGCTCGGTCACGCTGATCGCACGACGAGCGTCAAGGAGATTGAAGACGTGGGACGATTTCAGCATCAACTCATAGGCTGCGAGCGGCAAACCGGACTCGATCATCCGTCGGCTCTGGGATTCACAGTCATCAAACCAGGAGAACAACATATCGATATCCGCATGTTCAAAATTGTAGGCGGACATCTCGACCTCGTTCTGATGGTAGACATCGCCATAGGTCACCCTTCCGGCCGGGCCGTTCTTCGACCACACCAGATCGTAGACGCTCTCAACGCCCTGCAGATACATGGCGATCCGCTCGAGCCCGTAAGTGATCTCGCCCGTCACCGGGCGGCAATCCAGTCCGCCGACCTGCTGGAAATAGGT
Coding sequences within:
- a CDS encoding glycine--tRNA ligase subunit beta, with product MSEHYDLLFEIGTEELPPKALRSLSEALGEGVRAGLRKLNLGFEDIKVYATPRRLAFLVLRLASVQPHTVEERRGPALTAAFDGQGNPTPAALGFARSCGVTVDELETQESGKGAWLVFRKEQHGRHVRDLLPDLVRQQIASLPVPRRMRWGDLDDSFVRPVHWLVLLYGEEVLPLRLFGLEAGRETRGHRFHHPGKLYLSAPAAYAPLLETEGRVIADFPARREAVRAQVLEAGIAAGAEAVIDAALLDEVTAMVEWPVAVRGGFERRFLEVPAEALISAMKGHQKYFHLVDGRGNLMPAFVTVSNIESTDKGVVQAGNERVIRPRLSDAMFFWEQDRRRTLASHYSALEQVVFQRRLGTLQKKSERVAALAAAIARDLGGDARRAERAGHLSKCDLMTQMIGEFPELQGVMGGYYARHDGEPDEVAQALQQQYLPRFAGDHLPSTLTGQALAVADKLDTLVGIFGIGQPPTGDKDPFALRRVALGVLRIMIEGRLPLDLVRLLDGALEIYRDQGQDLDSHATVATQVYGFMMDRLRAYYLEAGMNIEAFEAVLARRPARPLDFDARVHAVVRFQSMPEAASLAAANKRIGNILRKAEDDIPGEVSSSLLSEPAEQALAVAMATCEKVIAPLAERADYNGVLTHLAGLRGAVDAYFDQVLVMSENVAVRRNRLAQLSQLRGLFMQVADLSCLFNQA
- the glyQ gene encoding glycine--tRNA ligase subunit alpha; translation: MQSPDISTFQGLILALQQYWIARGCVLLQPYDMEVGAGTFHPATFLRAIGPEPWSAVYVQPSRRPTDGRYGENPNRLQHYYQLQIMLKPSPLDLQELYLGSLRALGIDPLVHDIRFVEDNWESPTLGAWGLGWEVWLNGMEVTQFTYFQQVGGLDCRPVTGEITYGLERIAMYLQGVESVYDLVWSKNGPAGRVTYGDVYHQNEVEMSAYNFEHADIDMLFSWFDDCESQSRRMIESGLPLAAYELMLKSSHVFNLLDARRAISVTERARYIGRVRALAEAVAGAYYERRAALGFPLCGTSSSNAPEDGG